TTATTTAGAATTTAGATATTGTTTCGTATTTCGTGCTTCGGGTTTCTGGTTTCTTGAAATCAGCCTCTGATTTCAAGAAGTGTTCCCTTTCTTCCCGGCACCGCTCCCAGGATCATCAACTGATTTTTTTCCTTGTCAATTTTTATAACTTTAAGATTTTTTACCGTGACGGTGTCGCTTCCCATTCTTCCGGCCATTCTCATGCCGCTGGGTACTCTTGTCCTCAAGCCGCCGCCGATGGTGCCCGGCTCTCTTTCCGAATGTCTTTGGCCGTGAGTTCTTTGCCCTCCGGCGAATCCGTGCCTTTTGACCACGCCCTGGAAGCCCTTGCCTTTGGACACTCCCGCTACGACAACCTTGTCGCCCTCGCTGAAAACGGAAACATCCATTTTGGCGCCAAGTTCAACGGCACCCGCCTGTCCGTCCATTCTCAATTCCTTAAGATAAGCGAAGTTGCCCAGTTTTCTTTGCGGTTTCTTCACTCTCTCACTTTTTTTCTCGGAAAAACCGAATACCACGGCTTCGTATCCGTCTTTTTCTTTG
This DNA window, taken from Candidatus Paceibacter sp., encodes the following:
- the rplC gene encoding 50S ribosomal protein L3 is translated as MKFLLGKKQNMAQVFDEKGNVVPVTLVEAGPVTAVQLKNKEKDGYEAVVFGFSEKKSERVKKPQRKLGNFAYLKELRMDGQAGAVELGAKMDVSVFSEGDKVVVAGVSKGKGFQGVVKRHGFAGGQRTHGQRHSEREPGTIGGGLRTRVPSGMRMAGRMGSDTVTVKNLKVIKIDKEKNQLMILGAVPGRKGTLLEIRG